A genomic segment from Gemmatimonadaceae bacterium encodes:
- a CDS encoding Ig-like domain-containing protein — translation MATSPRTDDSPRERRAVPAAATDNGIFSDGFESGALSSWQDGVNPAIHHVLNDTTLAHSGTHLLDMTYTAGQSGGWLTRFFMPGFDSAYVSYWLRLDPNWSGTTKLLTLRGSRTDNQWSAFGNAGVCPTGSDFFATSVALGSAASNLDLSFSTYYPGMPPSTDGVSCFGQSQGTATTYSASRRLTRGAWHRIEFWVKLNTVGKSDGVQRTWLDGQLVGEWTGLILRSDGVLKLNSLMLDGEAIAPITEQLYVDDVQVLPAMPATAPPPPAPVASVAVTLNSSTLSIGQSTQAVAKLSDASGNVLTGRSVAWSSSNTSVATVDTLGLVTAVAAGTAAISATSEGVSGSAQLTISAPTDNSVFGEGFESGTLAAWQDGVNTRKQQVLNNASLAHSGTHVLQVTYPAGQSGGWLTRFFMPGYDSIFASYWVRLDPSWTGPTTLLTLRGSRTDDQWSAFGRSTDCPTGSDFFATTIKAGTSTNSLDMTFMTWYPGMPTSSDGVTCTGVGQGMGSVTYAASRLISVGAWHRLDFWVKLNTVGQSNGQQAMWLDGQLVGQWTGLTFRNDNSLKLNSLMLDGATASSQQRVLYVDDISVGQQLGASLPPPTSTVSSVSVTLNAASLTVGQSTQATATLRDASGSVLTGPTVAWSSSNSDVATADATGLIHAIGAGNATITATSQGVSGAATLTVNASAPAPVTSVTVTLNAPSLGVGQSTQAVATLRDAAGNVLTGRAISWSSSNSTVATVDVNGLVSSVAAGSTNITATSEGVTGSASLTVTPTPVASVSVAVSPDTLTSGQTAQASAILKDASGNVLTGRTVTWSSSNLVAASVSATGLITALAAGTTTITATSGGVSGSVQVVVMVVPVASIGVALGATSVIVGGTTQANAVLKDASGNVLTGRTITWSSSNTAVATVNSSGLVTAVGAGSANIVATSGGITGQASLSVTLAAVATVSVSLGTSNLIVGQTTQATAMLKDASGNVLTGRTITWASTNTVVATVSATGSVTAVATGNAGVTATA, via the coding sequence GTGGCCACCTCCCCTCGAACGGACGATTCTCCGCGTGAACGAAGAGCCGTCCCAGCAGCAGCAACGGACAACGGGATTTTCAGCGATGGCTTCGAGTCTGGCGCCCTCTCGTCGTGGCAGGACGGCGTCAATCCGGCGATACATCACGTGCTCAACGACACAACACTCGCGCACTCCGGCACGCATCTACTCGACATGACGTATACTGCTGGCCAGAGCGGCGGATGGCTGACGCGGTTCTTCATGCCGGGTTTCGATTCGGCCTACGTCAGCTATTGGCTGCGCCTCGATCCGAATTGGTCGGGCACGACCAAGCTGTTGACCCTGCGCGGTTCTCGCACGGACAACCAGTGGTCAGCCTTTGGCAACGCTGGTGTGTGCCCGACCGGCTCGGACTTCTTTGCGACGAGCGTCGCGTTAGGCTCCGCCGCGAGTAACCTCGACCTCAGCTTCTCCACCTACTATCCAGGGATGCCACCTTCGACAGACGGCGTGAGCTGCTTCGGTCAAAGTCAGGGAACCGCAACCACCTATTCAGCGAGCCGTCGCCTAACGCGTGGCGCTTGGCACAGAATCGAATTCTGGGTAAAGTTGAACACGGTCGGGAAGAGCGATGGCGTGCAACGAACGTGGCTCGACGGACAGTTGGTCGGCGAATGGACGGGGCTGATTCTTCGAAGCGACGGTGTCCTCAAGCTCAATTCGCTCATGCTCGATGGAGAAGCAATCGCGCCGATCACCGAGCAACTATACGTCGACGATGTGCAGGTGTTGCCCGCTATGCCGGCGACCGCGCCACCGCCTCCGGCGCCGGTGGCCTCTGTGGCAGTGACCCTCAATTCATCGACGCTCAGCATCGGACAGAGCACGCAGGCCGTGGCCAAGCTCAGCGATGCGAGCGGCAACGTTCTTACTGGACGCAGCGTCGCCTGGTCGAGTTCGAACACGAGCGTGGCGACTGTCGACACGCTCGGACTCGTCACCGCGGTGGCAGCGGGAACGGCCGCGATCAGCGCGACGAGCGAAGGTGTGAGCGGAAGCGCCCAACTCACGATCAGCGCGCCAACCGACAATTCTGTTTTTGGCGAGGGCTTCGAATCGGGGACATTGGCTGCGTGGCAGGACGGCGTGAACACTCGGAAGCAGCAGGTTCTGAATAACGCCTCGTTGGCGCACTCCGGCACGCATGTATTGCAAGTGACCTATCCCGCTGGACAGAGCGGCGGCTGGTTGACCCGTTTCTTTATGCCAGGTTATGACTCGATCTTCGCGAGCTATTGGGTTCGCCTCGATCCGAGTTGGACCGGCCCCACGACGCTCTTGACGCTCCGCGGATCGCGCACAGACGATCAATGGTCGGCCTTCGGGCGATCTACCGACTGCCCAACGGGATCAGATTTCTTCGCCACCACGATCAAAGCAGGTACGTCGACCAATTCGCTGGACATGACATTCATGACGTGGTATCCAGGGATGCCTACGTCGTCCGACGGCGTGACGTGCACGGGCGTCGGTCAGGGCATGGGGAGTGTGACCTACGCCGCCAGCCGACTAATCAGTGTCGGCGCGTGGCACCGCCTCGATTTCTGGGTGAAGCTCAATACCGTTGGCCAGAGTAACGGCCAACAAGCGATGTGGCTCGATGGTCAACTGGTGGGACAGTGGACCGGCCTCACCTTCCGCAATGACAATTCACTGAAGTTGAACTCGTTGATGCTCGACGGTGCGACCGCCTCGTCTCAACAGCGCGTTCTCTATGTCGACGACATCTCAGTGGGACAACAGCTCGGCGCGTCACTTCCACCGCCCACGAGTACCGTTAGCTCAGTAAGCGTGACGCTGAACGCTGCATCACTCACCGTCGGGCAGAGCACGCAAGCGACGGCCACATTGCGCGACGCGAGCGGCTCGGTTCTCACCGGACCCACCGTCGCATGGTCGAGTTCCAACTCGGATGTCGCTACCGCCGACGCGACCGGCCTTATCCACGCGATCGGAGCGGGCAACGCGACGATCACGGCTACATCGCAGGGCGTCAGCGGCGCGGCCACTCTCACCGTCAATGCGTCGGCGCCCGCGCCAGTAACATCAGTGACGGTCACACTGAATGCTCCATCGCTCGGCGTCGGACAGAGCACCCAGGCGGTAGCGACGCTTCGTGACGCGGCGGGCAACGTTCTTACGGGCCGCGCGATTTCGTGGTCGAGCTCGAACTCGACCGTCGCGACGGTCGATGTCAACGGGCTTGTCAGCAGCGTCGCTGCTGGGAGTACGAACATCACCGCAACGAGTGAGGGAGTCACGGGTTCCGCTTCTCTGACGGTGACGCCCACGCCGGTTGCATCTGTCAGCGTTGCGGTGAGTCCAGATACTTTGACATCGGGTCAAACAGCTCAAGCATCGGCGATACTCAAGGATGCCAGTGGCAACGTACTCACGGGACGCACTGTGACGTGGTCGAGCTCCAATCTGGTTGCGGCGAGCGTAAGCGCCACCGGACTCATTACGGCGCTCGCCGCGGGGACTACGACCATAACCGCTACCAGCGGCGGTGTTAGCGGGTCAGTTCAGGTCGTAGTGATGGTCGTGCCGGTAGCTTCAATAGGCGTAGCGTTAGGCGCAACCAGCGTCATCGTAGGCGGGACGACGCAGGCTAATGCAGTACTCAAGGACGCCAGTGGCAATGTGCTGACTGGGCGCACGATCACCTGGAGTAGCTCGAACACCGCCGTTGCGACGGTCAACAGCTCGGGTCTCGTGACGGCGGTCGGTGCCGGCAGCGCGAACATCGTTGCGACAAGTGGCGGCATCACCGGCCAGGCCAGCCTGAGTGTGACCCTGGCCGCCGTGGCGACGGTGAGCGTGTCGTTAGGCACGAGTAATCTGATCGTGGGGCAAACCACGCAGGCCACGGCGATGCTGAAGGACGCGAGCGGAAATGTGCTCACCGGGCGCACGATCACCTGGGCGAGCACGAATACCGTCGTGGCCACCGTCTCGGCCACCGGCTCGGTGACGGCCGTCGCCACCGGAAATGCCGGTGTCACGGCGACGGCCG
- a CDS encoding O-antigen ligase family protein, whose protein sequence is MRDLLARPIEGRHVGGADGSISGAPILRGAPVSPGASANRRPKRDPLMGLVALMVLTYVWRIQDILVPLALIKFPTLIGLAALAAYAFDKRRVRRLRLVRSPVLTILIGFAFVIVAGVPTSLLASSTLQFLLKDFLPNVFMAVLVAVCIRTRRDLDWLLGAHMIGAMLYGLYALLFFGVDATGRLDHMLYYDANDLALATVSTLPVAIYFLRDRSPRWQRRMAFCVAPVLLLNFIRSGSRGGFLSLITIAVCLMFGYRPIRTRRRIAAFSLCIGAIAAIGGSAFWDKMKTILAPDDDYNMQSETGRWQIWQNGLSIVKQRPFLGVGAQQFPEAEATLSDLGRERAESGGRQLPWQAAHNSYISVAAETGVFGFALFVSLLLTTIGTALLMIREARVNGSGELAALSRALAIAFAGYAVGAFFLTAEYKSILYLNIGCVLAVRKLLKLSQANASAARSVDPWALPGRTRWRQA, encoded by the coding sequence GTGCGTGACTTGTTAGCGCGACCAATCGAGGGCCGCCACGTCGGCGGAGCCGACGGGTCGATCAGCGGCGCGCCGATATTGCGCGGCGCGCCGGTATCGCCCGGTGCTTCCGCAAATCGCCGACCGAAGCGAGATCCGTTGATGGGCCTCGTTGCGCTCATGGTCCTGACGTACGTCTGGCGAATTCAGGATATCCTGGTGCCGCTGGCGCTGATCAAGTTTCCAACTCTCATCGGGCTGGCGGCGCTCGCGGCATATGCCTTCGACAAGAGACGCGTCAGGCGCCTTCGTCTCGTTCGATCCCCAGTTCTCACGATACTGATTGGATTTGCGTTCGTCATCGTCGCCGGAGTGCCGACGAGTCTACTGGCGAGCAGCACCCTTCAGTTCCTGCTGAAAGACTTTCTGCCGAATGTTTTCATGGCTGTCCTCGTCGCCGTCTGTATCCGCACTAGGCGCGACCTCGACTGGCTACTCGGCGCGCACATGATTGGAGCAATGCTGTACGGCCTATACGCGCTCCTGTTCTTCGGCGTCGATGCCACCGGCAGGTTGGATCACATGCTTTACTACGACGCGAACGATCTGGCGCTGGCGACGGTCAGCACGCTGCCCGTGGCGATCTACTTTCTCCGAGATCGCTCGCCACGCTGGCAGCGGCGGATGGCGTTCTGCGTTGCGCCCGTATTATTGCTCAATTTCATCCGCTCGGGATCCCGCGGCGGGTTCCTCTCTCTGATCACAATCGCCGTTTGCCTGATGTTCGGCTATCGGCCCATCAGGACACGGCGGCGAATTGCCGCGTTTTCGTTGTGTATCGGCGCGATCGCGGCGATCGGCGGAAGCGCGTTCTGGGATAAGATGAAGACGATCCTTGCCCCGGACGATGATTACAACATGCAGTCGGAAACGGGCCGCTGGCAAATCTGGCAGAACGGCCTCAGCATCGTTAAGCAGCGGCCATTTCTCGGCGTCGGCGCGCAGCAGTTCCCGGAGGCTGAGGCCACACTGTCGGACCTTGGGCGCGAGCGCGCGGAATCGGGCGGGCGACAGCTTCCTTGGCAGGCGGCGCATAACTCCTACATCTCCGTGGCCGCGGAGACTGGCGTCTTCGGCTTTGCGCTCTTCGTTTCGCTTCTGCTCACGACCATCGGAACTGCGTTGTTGATGATCCGCGAAGCTCGTGTCAACGGGTCGGGTGAGTTGGCGGCGCTCTCCCGCGCACTCGCCATCGCATTCGCGGGGTATGCTGTCGGCGCGTTTTTCCTCACCGCAGAGTACAAATCGATACTGTATCTCAACATCGGGTGCGTTCTTGCCGTTCGAAAGCTGCTGAAGCTTTCGCAGGCGAACGCGTCTGCGGCACGGAGCGTAGATCCGTGGGCACTGCCAGGGCGCACGAGATGGCGGCAAGCATGA
- a CDS encoding ATP-grasp domain-containing protein, with the protein MTASAPNQTAYDRATFAPSRRHSVLVTDGEQRSALAAVRALGRAGHRITVCSTRARCLAGASRYADEVARVPDSLRDPQSFIEHLSLLVRRSNIDVVIPMTDASMLAALEGADQLAPAIIPVAEIEPYRAVSDKEGVLKVAPRFGIAVPAQRTLTLDHARAIDEFEISYPIVVKPARSVGEHGGRRSHFCVSYARNATELTSVVRSADPAAFPLLLQQRVVGPGVGVFLLLWDGETIAAFSHRRLREKPPSGGVSVYRESIAADPDLVARSRALLEHFGWRGVAMIEYKIDERTGIPYLMEINGRFWGSLQLAVDAGVDFPNLLLSVAVDGERPSTPEYRVGVRSRWWWGDVDQLITRLRRSARALTLPENSPTRWQAVREFLRVGDSADRNEILQLDDPWPFVRETIDWFQKK; encoded by the coding sequence ATGACGGCGAGCGCCCCCAACCAGACGGCTTACGATCGAGCGACGTTCGCGCCGTCGCGGCGGCACTCCGTTCTCGTCACGGACGGCGAGCAGCGATCGGCGTTGGCCGCGGTGCGCGCGCTCGGTCGCGCGGGACACCGAATCACGGTCTGCTCGACTCGGGCGCGGTGTCTCGCCGGCGCTTCACGGTACGCCGACGAGGTCGCGCGAGTGCCCGATTCCTTGCGCGATCCGCAATCGTTTATTGAACACTTATCCCTTCTCGTGCGGCGTTCCAACATCGACGTAGTGATCCCGATGACGGACGCGTCGATGCTCGCCGCCCTTGAGGGCGCGGACCAGCTCGCGCCGGCCATCATTCCGGTCGCGGAGATCGAGCCCTATCGCGCGGTGTCCGACAAGGAAGGCGTTCTGAAGGTCGCACCGCGCTTTGGGATTGCCGTTCCGGCGCAACGGACGCTGACGCTCGACCATGCGCGGGCGATCGACGAGTTCGAAATATCCTATCCCATCGTCGTGAAGCCCGCTCGGTCGGTGGGGGAACACGGCGGCCGGCGATCGCACTTCTGCGTGAGCTACGCGCGCAACGCCACGGAGTTGACCAGCGTGGTGCGAAGTGCTGATCCCGCCGCTTTTCCGCTCCTACTGCAGCAACGCGTAGTGGGACCGGGCGTGGGCGTGTTTCTCCTCCTATGGGACGGTGAAACGATTGCGGCGTTCTCGCACCGGCGGCTTCGTGAGAAGCCACCTTCCGGTGGCGTGAGCGTGTATCGCGAGAGCATCGCTGCCGATCCGGATCTGGTCGCGCGCTCTCGAGCGCTCCTCGAGCATTTCGGCTGGCGAGGCGTTGCCATGATCGAATACAAGATCGACGAGCGCACGGGAATACCCTACTTGATGGAAATCAACGGTCGTTTCTGGGGATCACTTCAACTCGCTGTAGATGCTGGCGTCGATTTCCCGAACCTGCTGCTGTCGGTGGCGGTGGACGGCGAACGTCCGTCGACGCCGGAATATCGCGTTGGAGTGCGAAGCCGATGGTGGTGGGGCGATGTGGATCAACTCATCACGCGATTGCGCCGCTCGGCGCGCGCGCTCACCCTGCCTGAGAATTCCCCTACCAGGTGGCAAGCGGTTCGTGAGTTCCTGCGCGTAGGGGACAGCGCCGATCGAAACGAGATTCTCCAGCTCGACGATCCGTGGCCTTTCGTTCGCGAGACGATCGACTGGTTCCAGAAGAAGTAA